From the genome of Paracidovorax avenae:
CTTCACGGCATCGAGCAGGGCCACGCTGGTGTGGGTGTAGGCCGCCGCGTTCAGCACCACGCCGGCCAGCCGGCCCGCGGCGTGCAGGCGGCCGGCCTCGTGGATCCAGTCCACCAGGTCGCCTTCGTGGTTGCTCTGGCGGAACTGCAGCGCCAGCCCGTGGCGGGCGCAGGCGGCTTCGCAGAGCTGCTGCACGTCGGCAAGGGTCTGCGAGCCATAGACGGCGGGCTCGCGGGTGCCGAGCAGGTTCAGGTTGGGGCCGTTGAGGACGAAAACGGAACGGGGCGTGGTCACGGGGGCTTTACTCCAGGGACGGGCACCGGCGCCCTGCCGACTCCGGCACGGCCCGCCGCGCGCATCCGTCGTCATTCATTATCCATGCCGCGAAAAAAGAAGGGCCCCCTTGCGGGGGCCCAAGTGGGCGGCCGTGGCGAACGGGCCGCCCGGGGAGGATTCGCAGGCCGGGCTCAGCGCCAGTAGCCGCCGCGGTGCCAGTGGGGGGGACGGTTGTAGTAGCCGTACCCGCCGTACACCACCGGAGGGGGCGGCGCGTAGTACACCGGGCGCGGGGGCGGCACGTAGGCCACGGGCGGCGGTGCGTAGTACACGGGCGCTGGGGGCGAGTAATACACGGGCGGCGGGGCCACGTAGGTCACCGGGGGGCTGTAGATGACACCCGGGCCGGTGCCCACGCCCACCGAGACGCCGGGGGAATTGACGCCGATGGACCAGAACACGTCGCGCGCCTGCGCGGCACCCGAGGCGGCCAGCAGGGCCAGCCCGACGCCGGCCGCGGCGACGATGGCTGCGAAGGAACGACTTTTGGTCATGGAAGTTCTCCTTGGAAACGGGCCCGGCGCCGCCGGGAAGGCGGGGACGAGCCCCATGCGCTCTGTAACGCGCCACATGCCCCGCAGGATGGCACAAATGCCGAACAATCTTGTTTCCGGACGTAGCGGCGTTTGTTGCAGGGGGTTACCGGCAGGGGCGGCACCCTAGAATGCGTCCATGAGTTCGCATGCCCCCTCCCCCGCGACGGCCGAGTCCGCCAAACCGAGCAATTTCCTGCGCCAGATCATCGAATCCGACCTCGCCCAGGGCACCTACGCCCAGGCCCGCTGGGCCGGCACGCCGGGCGACGCCGCCCACCACGCCGCCGGCCAGCCCGACCCCGCGAAGATCCGCACCCGCTTCCCGCCCGAGCCCAACGGCTACCTGCACGTGGGCCATGCCAAGAGCATCTGCCTGAACTTCGGGCTGGCGCGCGACTATGGCGGAGTGTGCCATCTGCGCTTCGACGACACCAACCCCGAGAAGGAAGACCAGGAATACGTCGATGGCATCATCGATGCCGTGCGCTGGCTGGGCTTCGACTGGACGCAGATCGGCCAGGGCCCCGGCACCGCCGCGCCCTACCAGGCGAGCGACTACTTCGATTTCATGTACCGCGCGGCCGAGTACCTGATCGAGAC
Proteins encoded in this window:
- the aroQ gene encoding type II 3-dehydroquinate dehydratase; its protein translation is MTTPRSVFVLNGPNLNLLGTREPAVYGSQTLADVQQLCEAACARHGLALQFRQSNHEGDLVDWIHEAGRLHAAGRLAGVVLNAAAYTHTSVALLDAVKGTGVPLVELHISNVHARESFRHHSHIASAARAVMCGFGVPGYALAIDAVAGW